The genomic stretch AACCCTTGGCCTGCAACTGGCGATAGCTGTCGTCGCTGGCCGGCAGGCAACTGGCGACAAACAGCGCATCACAGCGGCGTGCGCGAAACAGCTGGAGCAACTGGCGCTCGCTGTCCGGGGCGTCGTCGGAGCTGGCAATCAGCAACTGGTAGCCACGGGCCCGCGCGCCTTGCTCCAGGAGCTTGGCGATGCGTGCATAACTGGGGTTTTCCAGGTCCGGCAGAATGAAACCCAGGGTGCGGGTATGCCGACTGCGCAACCCGGCCGCTTGCGGATTGGGGGTGAAGCCGTGCTGTTCGACCACCGCGCGCACGCGCTCGACGGTGGCACTGCTGATGCGCTGCTGTTCGGCCTTGCCATTGATGACGTAGCTGGCGGTGGTCACGGACACACCGGCGAGCTGGGCGATATCACTGAGTTTCAACTCGGGAGTTCCTTGTTTTTTCGAGCGTGCCCCGACATTTTCGCCAATCCTACCTGAATAAGGCAGCCGACCAATGTCGCACGCAACCGACCGGTTGGACTTCAAGCCTGAGAGATTATCGAGTAACGTGCCATCTAATCTAGATTAAACGTTTCAGCAGGCGTATTTTCTGCACTATTGACTCTTTTGTCCGGTCTGCCGCGTAACTGCCAAACAATGCCCTGAAAAAGTGCACGGATAAAAGCCTAAGCTGATTCATTCAAAACAATACCTGGTGCCCCAAGGCGCCAAAAAGGAGAACCGATGCTCGAGCTCACCATAGAGCAGATATCCATGGCCCAGAGCGCTGTGGATAAAGCCGCTGCATTGCACCTGCTGGCCGACAAACTGGTCGCCGATGGCCTGGTAGCCGAGGGTTACCTCAGCGGGTTGCAGGCGCGAGAAGCCCAGGGCTCGACCTTTCTCGGTCAAGGTATTGCCATCCCCCACGGCACCCCGGATACCCGCGAGCTGGTGCACACCACCGGCGTGCGCCTGTTGCAGTTCCCTGAAGGCGTGGACTGGGGCGATGGGCAGATCGTGTACCTGGCGATCGGTATTGCGGCCAAGTCCGATGAGCACCTGCGCCTGCTGCAATTGCTCACCCGCGCCCTCGGCGAAACCGACCTGGGCCAGGCCCTGCGCCGCGCCAGTAGCGCCGAAGCGTTGCTCAAACTGCTGCAGGGGGCGCCGCAGGAACTGGCGCTGGATGCGCAGATGATCGGCCTGGGCGTGTCCGCCGACGACTTTGAAGAACTGGTATGGCGCGGCGCGCGCTTGTTGCGCCAGGCCGACTGCGTGAGCAACGGCTTCTCGGCGGTCTTGCAACAGGTCGAGGCGTTGCCGCTGGGCGACGGGCTGTGGTGGTTGCACAGTGAGCAAACGGTCAAGCGTCCGGGCCTGGCGTTTGTCACCCCGGACAAGCCGATTCGTTACCTGGGCCAACCGCTGAGCGGGCTGTTTTGCCTGGCCAGCCTCGGCGAGGCCCACCAGGCCTTGCTGGAACGCTTGTGCGCGTTGCTGATTGAAGGTCGTGGCCACGAGTTGGGCCGCGCTACCAGCCGGCGCGCGGTGCTGGAAGTGCTGGGCGGCGAGCTGCCGGCCGATTGGCCGAGCGCCCGGATCGCCCTGGCCAACGCCCACGGCCTGCATGCCCGCCCGGCGAAGATCCTGGCGCAGTTGGCGAAAAGTTTTGAGGGTGAGATTCGCGTGCGCATCGTCGATGGCCAGGACAGTGCCGTCTCGGTGAAAAGCCTGAGCAAGTTGCTGAGCCTGGGTGCCCGTCGTGGCCAGGTGCTGGAACTGATCGCCGAGCCGAGCATTGCCAGCGACGCGCTGCCGGCCTTGTTGGCGGCGATCGAAGAGGGCCTGGGTGAAGAGGTTGAACCTTTGCCCGCCATCAGCGCACAGCCGCCAGTCATCGCCGATATCACCACGGTGCTGGTCGCACCGGCTTCCGGCAGCCTGATCCAGGCGATCGCCGCCGCCCCCGGAATCGCCATCGGTCCTGCCCATATCCAGGTCCAGCAAACCATCGAATACCCGTTGCGCGGCGAGTCCACGGCGACAGAGCGCGAGCGTCTGCACGCCGCCCTGGCCGAGGTGCGCCGCGACATCGAAGGCCTGATCCAGCGCAGCAAGGCCAAGGCCATTCGCGAGATTTTCATTACCCATCAGGAAATGCTCGACGACCCGGAGCTGACGGACGAAGTCGATACGCGTCTGAAGCAGGGCGAAAGCGCCGAAGCGGCCTGGATGGCCGTGATCGAGGCTGCGGCCCGGCAGCAGGAGTCGTTGCAGGATGCCTTGCTCGCCGAGCGGGCCGCGGACTTGCGCGACATCGGGCGCCGGGTGCTGGCGCAACTGTGTGGCATCCCGACCCCAAGCGAGCCAGAGCAACCCTACATCCTGGTAATGGATGAAGTCGGTCCCTCGGATGTGGCCCGCCTGGACCCTGCCCGCGTGGCCGGCATTCTCACCGCCCGTGGTGGCGCCACCGCCCACAGCGCCATTGTCGCCCGTGCACTGGGAATCCCGGCGCTGGTCGGTGCCGGCGCGGCGGTGTTGCTGCTGGCCCCGGGCACACCGTTGCTGCTCGATGGCCAGCGTGGGCGATTGCATGTCGACGCCGATGCCGCAACCTTGCAGCGCGCCAGCCAGGAGCGCGATACCCGCGAGCAACGCCTCAAGGCTGCCGCCGAACAACGCCATCAACCGGCACTGACCCGCGACGGGCATGCCGTGGAAGTGTTCGCCAACATTGGCGAAAGCTCCGGAGTGGCCAGTGCGGTGGAGCAGGGCGCCGAAGGTATCGGCTTGCTGCGCACCGAACTGATTTTCATGGCCCACCCGCAAGCCCCTGATGAAGCCACCCAGGAAGCCGAATACCGGCGGGTGCTCGATGGTTTGGGCGCACGTCCGCTGGTGGTACGAACCCTCGATGTCGGCGGTGACAAGCCGCTGCCTTACTGGCCGATCGCCAAGGAAGAAAACCCCTTCCTCGGCGTGCGCGGCATTCGCCTGACTCTGCAGCGTCCGCAAATCATGGAGGGGCAGTTGCGCGCCTTGTTGCGCGCCGCCGACAACCGCCCGCTGCGGATCATGTTCCCCATGGTCGGCAGCGTCGACGAGTGGCGGCAGGCGCGGGACATGACGGAGCGCCTGCGCCTGGAAATCCCGGTAGCCGACCTGCAACTGGGGATCATGATCGAGGTGCCGTCGGCTGCGTTGCTGGCGCCGGTCCTGGCCCGCGAAGTCGACTTCTTCAGCATCGGCACCAACGACCTGACCCAATACACCCTGGCCATCGACCGCGGTCACCCGACCTTGTCGGCTCAGGCTGATGGCCTGCACCCGGCGGTCCTGCAACTGATCGACATCACCGTGCGTGCCGCCCATGCCCATGGCAAATGGGTGGGGGTGTGCGGCGAGCTGGCGGCGGATCCCCTGGCGGTACCGGTGCTGGTCGGCCTGGGGGTGGACGAATTGAGCGTCGGCGCGCGCAGCATCGCCGAGGTCAAGGCGCGGGTGCGTGAACTGAGCCTGGCGCAGGTACAACAATTGGCCCAACAGGCATTGGCCGTGGGCAGCGCACAGCAAGTGCGCGAATTAGTGGAGACGCTGTAATGGCCCGCATCTTAACCCTGACCCTCAATCCGGCCCTGGACCTCACGGTGCAGTTGCCGCTGCTGGCGCCCGGTCAGGTCAATCGCAGCACCGTCATGCACACTCACGCTGCTGGTAAAGGCGTGAACGTGGCGCAGGTGCTGGCCGACCTGGGGCACCAAGTGACCGTCAGCGGCTTTCTGGGCGAGGACAATCTGCAGGCGTTCGAGGCGTTGTTCGCCCGTCGTGGTTTTGTCGACGCCTTTGTCCGCGTTCCAGGGGAAACCCGCAGCAATATCAAGGTGGCCGAAGACGACGGACGCATCACCGACCTCAATGGTCCAGGCCCGGTGATCAGTGCGGTGGCGCAGCAAGCGTTGCTTGATCGGCTGGAGCAGATTGCCCCGGGGCATGCTGCGGTGGTGATCGCAGGCAGCCTGCCTCGTGGTGTCAGCGCCCAGTGGTTGCAGGCACTGTTGCGCCGGCTCAAGGCCAAGGGCTTGAAAGTCGCCCTGGACACCAGCGGTGAAGCGCTGCGCGCAGGGCTGGCAGCCGGACCATGGTTGATCAAGCCCAACAGCGAAGAGCTGGCTGAGGTGCTCGATTGCGCGGTGGTGTCGCTGGCGGCCCAGGCCGAGGCGGCGAGCCGCTTGCACGCGCAAGGTATTGAGCACGTGGTGATTTCCCACGGCGCCGATGGGGTCAACTGGTTCAGTGTCGGCTCGGCGCTGCATGCCACACCGCCCAGGGTCAGCGTGGCCAGCACGGTGGGGGCCGGCGATTCCTTGCTGGCGGGCATGTTGCACGGCCTGCTCAGTGCCGACACCCCGGAGCAGACACTGCGAACCGCCACCGCGATTGCCGCGCAGGCAGTGACCCAGATCGGTTTTGGCATCCACGACACGGCGCAGTTGGCGCAGCTTGAACAGGCGGTGCGTGTTCGCCCCCTGACAGAACAATAAGAGGGTTGGTCATGAAGTTAGCCATTGTTACTGCCTGCCCCAATGGCATGGTCACCAGTGTGCTGTGCGCCCGGCTGCTGGACGCTGCGGCGCAGCGCCAGGGCTGGAGCACCAGTGTCGAAGTGCACGATGGGGCGCACCCCGAGCGTCAGCTGTCGGCTGCCGTCATCGATGATGCCGAATGGGTGTTGCTGGTCAGCACCGGGGCGGTAGACCTGTCGCGGTTCGTCGGCAAGCGCCTGTTCCAGAGCACGCCGTCCCAGGCCCTGCAGGATGTCGATGGGGTGCTGCGTCGGGGCGCCGAGGAGGCTCAGGTCTACAGCGCGCCGCTCGCCATTGTCGAGCCAGTCAGCGCCAGTCAGTCAGCGCCGCGCCTGGTGGCCGTCACGGCCTGCCCGACGGGCGTGGCCCACACGTTCATGGCGGCCGAGGCCTTGCAGCAAGCGGCCAAGCGCCTGGGCTACGAGTTGCAAGTGGAAACCCAGGGCTCGGTGGGAGCGCGCAATCCGTTGAGCGCCCAGGCGATCAGTGAGGCCGACGTGGTGCTGCTGGCGGCAGATATTGAAGTGCCAACCGAGCGTTTTGCCGGTAAGAAAATCTACCGTTGTGGCACCAGCATCGCCCTCAAGCAAGCCGAGGCGACCCTGAACAAGGCGCTGGCCGAAGGCAAGCTGGAAAGTGCAGCGGCCGTGGCGGGTAGCCCGGTCAAGACGCAGAAGACCGGCGTCTACAAACACCTGCTGACTGGCGTCTCGTTCATGCTGCCGATGGTGGTGGCGGGTGGCCTGATGATCGCCTTGTCCTTCGTGTTCGGCATCGAGGCGTTCAAGGAGCAGGGCAGCCTGGCGGCGGCCTTGATGCAGATCGGCGGCGAAACCGCGTTCAAGTTGATGGTGCCTTTGCTGGCGGGTTACATCGCCTATTCGATTGCCGACCGTCCGGGCCTGGCGCCGGGGATGATCGGCGGCTTACTGGCGAGCACTCTGGGCGCCGGTTTCATCGGCGGGATCATTGCCGGCTTTATCGCCGGGTACGCCGCGCAGGCGATCAATCGTTATGCACGTTTGCCGCAAAGCCTGGAAGCGCTCAAACCGATCCTGATCATTCCACTGCTGGCGAGCCTGTTCACCGGGTTGGTGATGATCTACGTGGTGGGCAAGCCGGTGGCCGGGATGCTCACCGGACTCACCCACTTCCTCGATAGCATGGGTACCACCAATGCGATCCTGCTGGGGGTACTACTGGGTGGGATGATGTGTGTTGACCTCGGTGGGCCGATCAACAAAGCGGCCTATGCGTTCTCGGTGGGGCTGTTGGCCTCGCAGAGTTATGCGCCGATGGCCGCCACCATGGCCGCCGGCATGGTGCCGCCAATCGGCTTGGGTATCGCCACCTTCATCGCCCGGCGCAAGTTCGCCCAGGCTGAGCGCGAGGCAGGTAAAGCGGCTTTGGTGCTGGGGCTGTGTTTCATTTCCGAAGGGGCGATCCCGTTCGCCGCCAAGGACCCGCTGCGGGTGATCCCGGCCAGCATCGCCGGGGGCGCCCTGACCGGTGCGCTGTCGATGTACTTCGGCTGCAAACTGATGGCGCCCCACGGCGGGCTGTTCGTGATGCTGATCCCCAACGCGATCAACCATGCCCTGTTGTACTTGCTGGCAATTGTCGCGGGTAGCCTGTTGACGGCAGTGGTGTATGCGCTGCTCAAGCGTCCAGAGGCGACCGAACTGGTGCTGGAGCCGGCCAGCGTATAAGGACAAGCAGTAGGCTCGACTCGACCTGAGCTAGCCAGGTTGTTGTCCAGCCTACTGTATTCCACTTATGTCGGTTTAAGTTGGTGTGAATATTAAGATCTTGTTTGTGCTGGCGCTTCTGGAATATGTGCATACAAAGCGCTTTTTTTCTGGCTTGCTTAGTGTCGCGTTGACTGTCTAATCTTTTGAATATGGTGTCTGCTAAGTGGAGTTGTTACTTCGCTTTATGGACATAATTAAGCCAGTGATTGGTTTTTCATATCAAAAGGAGTTGTTATGGACGTGCAGTTGTGGGAAGCCTCGTTAAAAGATAAAACCACGGAAGAAATTGCCAGTTTTGCCGCGGCGGTTCCCAAGGGCATGCTGTCCTTGTCGAGCGGCTCGTCGAGTGAGATTATTCGCCCGGCAGGATTGTTGCTCACCAAAAAACAGATCATTGATCTTAGAAAGTATGAAGCAGCCGGATTGGCACTCCCGCAAACCAGTGGCGATGTTTACCGTTATTTGAGTTTCGGCGATCTGCACGACGGAGGGGACGGATTTCGGGCTGCGGATTTTTTAGCAACATTCAATAAAGTATTCAACCATGCCATCAGATGGCAACCATTGCGTGCACGCATCATGCTGACCGGTACTCACTTGAGACTGTTTGGTTTGAACATGGCCGTTTACAGTCGGACGGTAGAGGAAATCTACAGTGATGTGCGGGCCGTCAACAGGTTGGAAACCCACAATATCTCGACCTATGAGCAATTGCGAGAGTGGGAGCTTAAGGCAGAGCATGAATTTCCTGGGTTGTTACTGGATAACGAAATCGTAACTGATCTAGGTGATGTGCTGGACTTGATTGCCAGCCAAATACGGGAATACCTGGATGATGTCCTCAGCATAAAAAATGATCTGGACAGTTTTGCAGTAGAACTGCGTGAAGAAATAACGCCTCGCATAAAGTTGTTGACCGCCTTTATCTCGAATAATACCTACGCTTCCGATATTGAAGTTCTGAATAATGGAATTGAGCGGCGTGCGACCCGTATCGATGAATTAAACGCTCAATATAAGGCGTTGGTCAATCAATCGTTGACGGCAGTCTCGAACTTTTCTCTCATTGGGTTGGGTGTTGCGATTTATTACGGCGTTGAAGCTGAAAATACCCGTGCCGAGCGCAATAACCTGAGCGAAGAGCAGGATGACGCAATCAAGCAGCTTTCCAGCATGAATAAAACTCTGGGTTCACTTCAACGGGTCAGATCAGATATGCAGAATCTGACTGTCGTTGCGGTCGAGGCCGACGTGGCGACAAAAAATCTGATTCATGTCTGGAACGTGATTCATAACTATACGAGTCAGTCCGCCAAGGAGATCTCGAAAATGGAGGACGCTGTCAAACTGAGGCAGTTCATGACCCAGTTCAGATTGGTGGCGGCACCGTGGGCCGAAATTCATCAGAACGCTGATGCACTGGTGGAACTGTTCAAGGAGGCCGACGAAGAGTTCAAGGCTGGGTATGGTATTCAAGGAGCGAAGAGCATGAAAACGCTGGTGCAAACTCAAACCTATCCAGAGTTGAGGATTGATGTCCTGCGTAATTGCAGTGGGCAGTTGCGCGATGAGGCTGTCAAAGCCAGGATGTATTTCCTCAAGAGCAACTATTTACCAACAGTGAGTGAAGTGTTTGAGGGCGTGCAGGGCGAGGTCAGCGGCAGCTTACGTGATCTGGCAGAGTCAGCCTTGACGACAAAACTTGATCTTAAATCCCGAATCGCCCAGTTGGCTGCGCTCAATCAAGAATTGGCCGATGGATCCGATGAGGTTGAAGATATCCACAGCGAGCAGGTTGAGTTATTGGCGCAAGCGCATGAAGCGGCCTCTCGCATGTCAAACAAAGTGATTGAGCGCAGGGTCGCGATCAGCGTGCCGTTTGATCAAGGTATGACCGCGGGCTTCATGGCCGCGCTCCAGACGGATTTAGTTGATCATGCAGCTGTACTTGTGCGTCTGAACGGAAAGTTGGTTGAGCCTGAAAAGAAGTTGAATACTATTTCAGATGCGGTGGATGAGCTCAATAAAATTGGGCTTTCAGAGGCCTTTAAGTCTGTGGAGCTCACTCTGGATAAAGTAAAGGAGCTAGGCGCAACTCCGCCTCAGGTGCAATTGGTGATGGCCGCGGTCGAGAAGCTGAAACAGGATTTGGAAGGACTGGTCAAAAGTATTTCGTTTGTATCGATGATTAAGGAAAGTCACACGCTGCGGGTGACTGTCGAGGAGATTTATCAAGAAATAGCCGTTGAAAATCGAAAGGGGCGAAACATCAACGATAAAGTGGAGTTGATCAAAGCCTTTCATGCGATGGATGATCAGCGAAAACTGTATGTCGAGGAGTATGCGGTTGCGGCTGCCGCAGTCAGCCGATTCCTGGTGAGCCTGGCGGACTATAAGGCCATTGGCCTACAGGATCAGGTTGCTGGATTCATGCAAGAGGCGAGCACCTTTGTCAGGTTTCTTGATCCGGTAACCTATCTGTAACTGCAGTTAACTAAACACCCCGAAAAGTCGCGTGCCAGGGTTAATGGCACGCGATTTTTTCTTGCGTTCATTTACTGGGGTATCAGCCATGGATGTGCTTTTATTTAGCGGCGAGGATTACATTTCTGTTAGAAAATACTATAAGTTTTTATTGCAGATAGGGTATCGGGATGTTGTAACCCATCGACCGCAGTTCGTGCCGGTGTTGGCGCTGTACGCCAAAGAGCTCAGTGATGTAGCGAAAACGAATCTGGAACGGTTTAATTATTTGACGCGTCAGACGCAAACTTTAAGTGAAGAAATTATAGGATGTGTCAATAGGGGGGAAGTGTTGCATGCGGCCTGTCGTCGAGCCTTGCTTCACGCTCCGAATGACCGGCGCTTACTGTTGAACACGATGTTTTGCGACTCGTTCAATTTTACCGAAGCTGACAATGGCACTTGCCGAAAGTACCAGGTCGCCGGCGTCATAGATCAGGTGTTGAGAGAGTACGCCAATACCTTGTCATTTGTGGAGGAGTTCTCATCTAAAGTCAGTTCGCTTGGGCAGGATATCCACAAGCTGTTTGCCCCGGTCTTTAGGACGAAAGCGTCTGAACCTTATCCTCCTTCCACACAAGCGCCACAGAGCATATGTGAAAACTGGTTCTTCTGTGGGGAGCGGACGACTTTCGTTACCGAGTTGTGGGAAAGCATCATTGAGGATGACTTGAATAGGAAAGTCGAGCTGGACCGGTTGGTACGAATCTACGCTTCTACGTCCTCGGCGTTATTGAACCTTGGGGACTTCCTGTATCGGATTCAGTATTTTTTTCGCACGATGATAAAGCGACTCTCGACGATCACACCCGTGTCGAGGTTCTCTGCGCTGTTGCTGGCGTGTGAATTGCTCGCCGAGGTGCTTGTTGGTCTTCGAGTAAGGGCTGAACACCTTGGAGAGTGGTCGGAGTTCGAGAGTACTCGCACCTCTTATGGTGCGGATGAAGAATGAATTTCTAGGGGGCCGGACGCGCCTTAGGCGACGTCCGGCCAAGGTCAGTAAACGTCGCGGCGATAACGCCCTTGCTCGATCAACTGCAACACTACCTCGGCGCCCAATACCTCGTTGAGCACCTGGTCCACCCCTGAAGCCATCCCTTGCAGACTGCCGCAGATGTAGATCACGGCGCCGTCGGCCAGCCATTGCTTGAGCACGCTGGCGTGTTCGCGCAGGCGATCCTGAACGTAGATTTTCTCGGCCTGGTCCCGTGAGAACGCCAGGTCCAGGCGTTCCAGGTCGCCCTCGATCAAGCAACTTTCCAGCTCGTCGCGGCATAGGTAGTCATGCGCGCGATTACGTTCGCCAAACAGCAACCAGTTGCGGGTCTGGCCGTCGGCGATGCGGGCCTTGAGCAGACTGCGCAGGCCGGCCAGGCCGGTGCCGTTGCCGAGCAGGATCATTGGTGCCGGGGCGGCCGGCAGATGGAAGCCGCTGTTGCGCCGCACCCGCAGGCTGATCGCCGAACCGACGGTCGCGTGTTCGGTCAGCCAGCCAGAGCCGATACCCAGGCTGCCGTCGGGGCGACGCTCCTGGCGCACGATCAACTCGAGCACGCCGTCGGCGGCAATCGAGGCAATCGAGTATTCACGCATCGCCAGGGGTACCAAGGCGTCCACCAGGGCCTGGGCATGCAAGCCGACCAGGTGTGTGCGATTGTCCGGCAACTGGCGGCTGGCCAAGGCCTGCTCGAGGGTCTCGAGCAAACCATCGAGCTGTACCGCCGTCTCGCCCGGGATAGCCAGCCCCTCAAGGAAGTGCTCGACCGCCCACGGGCAGTTGCGTGGCAGCACTTCCACCAGGTCGCCGGCCAGCCAACTGCTGGTGTCGGGGGCGGTCAGGCCGAGTAAATACACTTCGCCACCGCTGCTGTCCGGGTTCAACAGCTCACGTTTGCTCAAGGTCCAATGGTTGTAGCTTGGGGCTTGCCAGGTGGTGACCGGGGTGTGGCCGGTCAGTTGGCCGAGTTGCTGCTGCCAATGACTCAAGGCGTAGGGGTCGGCACTGTCGACTTCCACCGGGGCAAACAGGGTGGTGCCACCGTGCTCGGCCAGCCAGCCATGCAAGCGTCGGGCGAAGCCACAGAAGTGCTGGTATTGCCGGTCGCCCAACCCCAGCACCGCATAGTTGAGGCTGGACAGGCTCGCCGCCCGGCCCAGCACCTTGCGCTCGAAACCACGGGCACTGTCCGGTGCTTCCCCGTCGCCAAAGGTACTGACCACAAACAGCGCGTTGCTTGAGTCGCGCAGGTCCTGTTCGCTCAGGTCGGCCAACGGCTGGACCTTGACCGGCAAGCCGGCGGCCTGCAGTTGGCTGGCGGTCTGCCAGGCCAGTTGCTCGGCAAAACCGCTCTGGCTGGCAAACCCGATCAGCCAGGCCGGGGCATCGCCGGTGGCTGGCGCGAGGTCTTTGCGAGCTTGCTGGACCTGGCGTTTCTTGCGTCGTCGATCGAGGTACAGCAACCAGCCGGTGATGAAAAACAGCGGCATCAGCAGGGATGTGACCATCAGCACGATGCGCCCGGCGAGCCCGAAGTAACTGCCCACGTGCAGCGCGTAGATGCTGGTGAGCAATTGCGCATTGAGGCTCTTGTCGCTGTAGCGGTCATGACGCTTGATGATCCCGGTGGCCGGGTCGAGGCTGATCTGGTTCAGCGCGCGGTCATGGGGCGAGGTCTTCAACAGGTAGTAGACCGTGGCCTGCTGGCCGGCCACCGGCGGCAGGCGCACGTTGTACGCGCTCAGGTCCGGGCCTGCAACGCTGTAGATGCTGCTCCAGACTGCGTTGTAGTCGACCACCAGCGCCGGACCGGTCGGGGGCGGCCCACCGCGCGGCTGGCGTACACGCTCCATTTGCGGTCCGTCGGAGAGTAGTTTGGTCACGCCCTTGCTATACCACTCGTAGGACCAGGTCAGCCCGGTCAGCGCGGCCAGCAGGTACGCCAGCAGGCACCAGGTGCCGGCCACCGAGTGCAGGTCCCAGTTGAAGGCCCGGCCTTTTTTGCGCCAGTCCAGGGTCAGCCAGGCGCGCCAGCTGCGCCACTGGCGTGGCCAGCGCAGGTACAGGCCGGAGAGACAGAAGAACACCAGGATCAGGGTACAGGCACCGGTGATTTGTCGACCGAGATCACCCATCGCCAGAAAACGGTGCAGTTGCAGCATCAGGCCAAAAAAGTCCTGGCCAACCACCTCGCCCATGAGCTCGCCGGTGTAGGGATTGACGTAGCGCATCTGCCCGCGTCGTTCGCCCGGCGGCGGGGTGAAGAACAGGCGCGCGGCATAACCGTTGTCGATGTCGACCCAGAGCATCGAGACTTTTTTGCCCTCGCTGGTTTCGACCCTGGCCACCAGGTCGGCGGGTGGCAACACCCCGGCAGGAAGTTTTTCCACCTGCAGCACCTGGGGGTTGAGTGCGCGCAGGATCTCGTCCTGAAACGACACGGTGGCCCCGGTAAAGCCCATCAGCGCCAGGACCAGCCCCGCGCTGATACCGAAGAACCAGTGCAGCTGGAACAGGGTTTTCTTCAACACGTCGACCGCCTTGTTCGTTCAAATGTATTTCACGGCGCGCATTATGCCGTGTGTTATCGGTAAGCCTGTTTCTTTACGCACAAAAGCC from Pseudomonas sp. S04 encodes the following:
- a CDS encoding PepSY domain-containing protein, yielding MLKKTLFQLHWFFGISAGLVLALMGFTGATVSFQDEILRALNPQVLQVEKLPAGVLPPADLVARVETSEGKKVSMLWVDIDNGYAARLFFTPPPGERRGQMRYVNPYTGELMGEVVGQDFFGLMLQLHRFLAMGDLGRQITGACTLILVFFCLSGLYLRWPRQWRSWRAWLTLDWRKKGRAFNWDLHSVAGTWCLLAYLLAALTGLTWSYEWYSKGVTKLLSDGPQMERVRQPRGGPPPTGPALVVDYNAVWSSIYSVAGPDLSAYNVRLPPVAGQQATVYYLLKTSPHDRALNQISLDPATGIIKRHDRYSDKSLNAQLLTSIYALHVGSYFGLAGRIVLMVTSLLMPLFFITGWLLYLDRRRKKRQVQQARKDLAPATGDAPAWLIGFASQSGFAEQLAWQTASQLQAAGLPVKVQPLADLSEQDLRDSSNALFVVSTFGDGEAPDSARGFERKVLGRAASLSSLNYAVLGLGDRQYQHFCGFARRLHGWLAEHGGTTLFAPVEVDSADPYALSHWQQQLGQLTGHTPVTTWQAPSYNHWTLSKRELLNPDSSGGEVYLLGLTAPDTSSWLAGDLVEVLPRNCPWAVEHFLEGLAIPGETAVQLDGLLETLEQALASRQLPDNRTHLVGLHAQALVDALVPLAMREYSIASIAADGVLELIVRQERRPDGSLGIGSGWLTEHATVGSAISLRVRRNSGFHLPAAPAPMILLGNGTGLAGLRSLLKARIADGQTRNWLLFGERNRAHDYLCRDELESCLIEGDLERLDLAFSRDQAEKIYVQDRLREHASVLKQWLADGAVIYICGSLQGMASGVDQVLNEVLGAEVVLQLIEQGRYRRDVY